The window TTGTGTATAAATAAACTAAAATTATGTTAACCTTTGTTAACCATGTTTGCTTAATCACCAGCCACCTGAATAGTATGTTTCGCAATTAATTTATGAATAACATAACACTGATATCCTCTTAATAAGATAAGAATAAAAACGATGAAAAACCTGATAACCCTTTTTTTCCTTTTGTTACTTTCATGCCTAAAAGCCAACTCCCAGGACAACAAAGCGCCGGGTATAGGCTTTTCTGGAGGTGTACCTGCTACTACAAATATCAGAGGTGCACAGTACCCGCTTATTTTGCCCAACCATCATGTAATGTTTCGGTTAAAGGCCCCTGATGCCCAAAAGGTACAGATAGAGTTGGGGAAAAAATACGATCTCGTGAAGGGGGATGATGGCTTTTGGAGTATTACTACCGATTCAATAGGCGAAGGATTTCATTATTATTCGCTTTTGATAGATGGCATAGCGACAGCCGATCCTGCAAGCGAAAGTTTCTATGGCATGGGCCGAATGGCCAGCGGTATAGAAATTCCTTTTGCCAAAGGGGACTATTATGCAGAAAAAGATGTGCCGCACGGTGATATCAGGATAAAAAGATATTATTCAACAGTTACCAAATCCTGGCGACAGGTTTATATCTATACCCCGCCCGGTTATGACGCCAACATAAGCGAAAAATACCCGGTTCTTTACATTTTGCATGGTGGCGGCGAAGATGAACGCGGCTGGGCTACCCAGGGAAAAACGAATATGATTATGGATAATCTTATTGCAGAGCGGAGGGCCAGGCCAATGTTGGTTGTAATGCCCGATGCCAATTTGGGCGCAGCCGCATTTGGCGAAGATGGGTTGAAGACATTTGAGACAGAAATGAAGCAATGCATTATTCCCTTTATCGAAAAAAACTACCGGATTAAAAACTCCGGCGAATACCGTGCACTGGCAGGCTTATCAATGGGGGGGCTTAATACGCTCTATACGGGCATATATAATACCAATTCCTTTTCATACCTGGGCGTGTT is drawn from Mucilaginibacter ginsenosidivorax and contains these coding sequences:
- a CDS encoding alpha/beta hydrolase-fold protein; the protein is MKNLITLFFLLLLSCLKANSQDNKAPGIGFSGGVPATTNIRGAQYPLILPNHHVMFRLKAPDAQKVQIELGKKYDLVKGDDGFWSITTDSIGEGFHYYSLLIDGIATADPASESFYGMGRMASGIEIPFAKGDYYAEKDVPHGDIRIKRYYSTVTKSWRQVYIYTPPGYDANISEKYPVLYILHGGGEDERGWATQGKTNMIMDNLIAERRARPMLVVMPDANLGAAAFGEDGLKTFETEMKQCIIPFIEKNYRIKNSGEYRALAGLSMGGLNTLYTGIYNTNSFSYLGVFSSGWISPMQNNIANTQYEYMKQNTSKINSNLKLFWISEGGKEDIAYKNGQIMLAKLDELNIHHIYYEYPGGHTWPVWRNNLYNFAPLLFK